From a single Anas acuta chromosome 16, bAnaAcu1.1, whole genome shotgun sequence genomic region:
- the SPO11 gene encoding meiotic recombination protein SPO11 — MASSLPGRLGWSASGATEDHSVCSSEVPAGNEAGLGETSGSAHRSHVPSSEVLEAIENVIQDVFESLSKKQAPVLTVTRRSDWRNIEFKDSVGLQMVPYCTTKQIRSDCPRSATKFALMLKILSMIYKMVQSNTYATKRDIYYSDTQLFGSQSVVDNIINDISCMLKIPRRSLHILSTTKGFVAGNLSYTEEDGTKVNCTCGATAVTVPSNVQGIKNLNSHAKFILIVEKDATFQRLLDDDFCIKLSPCIMITGRGIPDLNTRLLVRKLWDTFQIPVFTLMDADPHGIEIMCIYKYGSVSMSFEAHHLTVPSVKWLGLLPSDLKRLNICKDVLIPLTKQDQNKLASIQKRPYIASQPMWKKELEIMAASKMKAEIQALTSLSSDYLSRVYLPNKLQFGGWL; from the exons ATGGCTTCGTCCCTCCCAGGGAGGTTGGGCTGGTCTGCGTCAGGTGCCACGGAGGACCACAGTGTGTGCTCCTCTGAGGTGCCAGCAGGGAATGAGGCTGGCCTTGGGGAAACAAGTGGATCTGCTCATAGGAGCCATGTCCCTAG ttctgaagTTCTTGAAGCAATTGAAAATGTTATTCAAGATGTATTTGAAAGCTTGTCCAAAAAACAAGCACCTGTTCTCACAGTGACTAGGAGATCAGATTGGAGGAATATTGA ATTTAAAGATTCTGTAGGTCTACAGATGGTACCATATTGTACtacaaaacaaatcagaagTGACTGCCCTAGATCAGCAACAAAGTTTg CTCTGATGCTCAAAATATTATCTATGATCTACAAGATGGTGCAGAGCAATACTTATGCAACTAAAAG GGATATATATTACTCAGATACACAACTGTTTGGTAGCCAGAGTGTTGTGGACAATATAATCAATGACATTTCTTGTATGCTTAAGATACCTCGGAGAAGTCTACATATA ctgtctaCAACTAAAGGTTTTGTTGCTGGTAATTTAAGTTATACTGAGGAAGATGGTACAAAAGTGAATTGTACCTGTGGTGCAACA gcAGTCACTGTGCCATCTAATGTTCAAGGAATTAAAA ATTTAAACTCACATGCCAAATTTATATTAATCGTAGAAAAAGATGCAACTTTTCAGAGACTACTGGATGATGACTTCTGCATTAAATTGTCCCCATGTATAATGATTACG gGAAGAGGCATACCAGATCTGAATACACGCCTTTTGGTCAGAAAGCTGTGGGATACATTTCAAATTCCTGTTTTCACCCTTATGGATGCTGATCCACATG GTATAGAAATAATGTGCATCTATAAATATGGATCTGTG TCAATGTCTTTTGAGGCCCATCATCTCACTGTTCCATCTGTAAAGTGGCTTGGTCTCCTTCCATCTGATCTGAAGAG ATTAAATATATGCAAAGATGTCCTGATTCCACTTACAAAGCAAGATCAAAATAAGTTAGCAAGTATACAAAAGAGACCTTACATTGCTTCTCAGCCAATGTGGAAGAAAGAG ctggaaATTATGGCAGCATCTAAAATGAAGGCTGAAATTCAAGCTTTAACTTCTCTTTCATCAGATTATCTTTCCAGAGTCTATTTACCAAACAAATTGCAATTTGGTGGATGGTTATGA